In Clostridia bacterium, the following are encoded in one genomic region:
- a CDS encoding TetR family transcriptional regulator has protein sequence MSKELMYVLIANMHIKLNKIIECNNFNLLNNDVQHYSRRLDRVLSRYNKTLEYAKKYDCKYHSYIRENANCLAK, from the coding sequence ATGTCAAAAGAGTTGATGTACGTCCTAATCGCAAATATGCATATTAAGCTAAACAAGATTATTGAATGCAATAATTTCAATTTACTTAATAATGATGTCCAACATTATAGCAGAAGATTGGACAGGGTTCTTTCACGCTACAACAAAACTCTTGAGTATGCAAAAAAATATGACTGCAAATACCATTCCTATATAAGGGAAAATGCCAACTGCCTAGCTAAATAG
- the yycF gene encoding response regulator YycF — MAKKILIVDDEKNIVDILKFNLKKEGFDTIEAYDGEQAIEMVLSQKPDLILLDVMLPKMDGFTVCRKLRQTISTPILMLTAKEEEVDKVLGLELGADDYITKPFSPRELMARVKANLRRMTVEDGAAGNDTAKKAGNMLKCGDLEIDIDRYEVKRNNMVIELTLREFELVKFLASQQDQIFSRESLLEKVWGYEYYGDVRTVDVTVRRLREKLEKEPSNPEYIMTKRGVGYYFNKVS; from the coding sequence GTGGCGAAGAAAATTCTTATTGTAGATGACGAGAAAAACATTGTAGATATATTAAAGTTTAACCTCAAAAAGGAAGGATTTGATACTATCGAAGCCTATGACGGTGAACAGGCAATAGAAATGGTTCTGAGTCAAAAACCGGATTTGATATTATTGGATGTAATGCTTCCTAAAATGGATGGGTTTACTGTATGCCGGAAACTTCGTCAGACTATCTCAACTCCTATACTGATGCTTACAGCAAAAGAAGAAGAAGTTGATAAGGTCTTAGGACTTGAATTAGGTGCTGACGATTATATTACAAAACCTTTCAGTCCCAGAGAACTGATGGCAAGGGTTAAAGCGAACTTGCGACGTATGACTGTTGAAGACGGCGCAGCTGGAAATGATACCGCTAAAAAGGCTGGTAATATGCTTAAATGCGGGGACCTGGAAATAGATATAGACCGTTATGAAGTTAAACGTAATAACATGGTTATAGAATTGACACTAAGAGAGTTCGAGCTTGTTAAGTTTTTAGCTTCTCAGCAGGATCAAATATTTTCCAGAGAAAGCTTGCTGGAAAAAGTATGGGGCTATGAATACTATGGGGATGTCCGTACTGTAGATGTCACTGTAAGGCGCTTGAGGGAAAAGCTGGAGAAGGAACCCAGCAATCCTGAATATATTATGACAAAGAGGGGCGTTGGATATTATTTCAATAAGGTAAGCTAG
- a CDS encoding cell wall metabolism sensor histidine kinase WalK translates to MTFRRILVGLLRSLQWKLVFIFIAMTIVLIAPIGIMLKVQVENSYYDDFIDKIKMGYAEWKIPGNPTIEDIWKNLYILHDRNALYVFNIAGEIKTFSIVNYKNLNEGKTIDKNLEINNDANKINVGEILNSENFISAMGKAGVGYKKDLLHTKGKAFFDCAIKIKDTEYALYFRYYSEGWSKMLRNLNNIILTSIFFSIIISLIIGYMLSKTITVPIVNLMHKAQDVAKGNFDQVLEAKADDEIGKLTKTFNYMAGELKNTLTEISSEKSKIETILKYMTDGIIAFNIKGEVVHINPTAKKMLGVINIEESFNEFSKRYNLGLFLEEISYLNFSGNKEVGITIGDKFIRAYFAVFTDEEEIAEGIIIVLQDVTEQQKLENMRKEFVANVSHELRTPLTSIKSYTETLLDGALEDRETTEKFLSVVNSEADRMTRLVKDLLHLTRLDNQQMHWNMRLFSIESLIKKSVEKMQIEAKNKNQLLESYTIGEIPDIVADRDRIEQVIINIISNAIKYTPDRGKITIYTSRLYNDVCIKFIDNGIGIPEKDLPRIFERFYRVDKARSREMGGTGLGLAIAKEIVEAHNGSINITSEFEKGTEVCIKLPVNAIEVRESNQ, encoded by the coding sequence ATGACTTTCAGAAGAATACTTGTCGGCTTATTAAGGAGCCTTCAGTGGAAATTGGTTTTTATTTTTATAGCGATGACTATAGTTCTTATTGCTCCTATAGGAATAATGTTAAAGGTTCAGGTAGAGAATTCATACTACGATGATTTTATTGATAAAATCAAAATGGGATATGCAGAATGGAAGATTCCGGGAAACCCAACTATAGAGGATATATGGAAGAATTTATATATTCTTCATGATAGAAATGCTTTATATGTATTCAATATTGCAGGGGAAATTAAAACTTTTTCCATAGTTAACTATAAAAATTTGAATGAAGGAAAAACAATAGATAAAAATTTAGAGATTAATAATGATGCAAATAAAATCAATGTAGGTGAAATTCTAAATTCTGAAAATTTTATATCAGCTATGGGAAAAGCCGGGGTAGGCTATAAAAAAGACCTCTTGCATACAAAAGGGAAAGCTTTTTTTGATTGTGCCATAAAAATAAAAGATACGGAATATGCCTTGTATTTCAGATATTATAGTGAAGGTTGGAGCAAAATGTTGAGGAACCTCAATAACATAATATTGACAAGCATATTCTTTTCAATCATTATTTCTCTTATTATCGGATATATGCTCTCAAAGACTATTACAGTCCCTATAGTTAACCTGATGCATAAGGCTCAGGATGTGGCGAAGGGTAACTTTGACCAGGTATTGGAGGCAAAAGCCGATGATGAGATTGGCAAACTGACAAAAACCTTTAATTATATGGCAGGAGAATTGAAAAATACTTTAACAGAAATTTCTAGCGAGAAAAGCAAGATAGAGACTATTTTGAAGTATATGACAGATGGAATTATAGCTTTTAATATTAAGGGTGAAGTGGTTCATATAAATCCTACTGCAAAAAAAATGCTTGGTGTAATCAACATAGAGGAAAGCTTTAATGAATTTTCAAAAAGGTATAACCTTGGGCTATTCCTTGAAGAAATATCGTACCTTAATTTTTCCGGCAACAAGGAAGTAGGTATTACTATAGGGGATAAGTTTATAAGAGCCTATTTTGCAGTATTTACTGATGAAGAAGAAATTGCAGAAGGAATTATTATAGTTCTTCAGGATGTTACAGAGCAGCAGAAACTGGAAAATATGAGAAAAGAATTCGTTGCAAATGTATCGCATGAATTAAGAACGCCATTAACATCAATTAAGAGTTATACGGAAACCTTACTGGATGGGGCTTTGGAAGACAGGGAGACGACGGAGAAATTTCTGAGTGTAGTAAACTCTGAGGCCGACAGAATGACAAGGCTTGTTAAGGATCTGCTGCATCTCACGAGACTTGACAATCAACAGATGCACTGGAATATGCGGTTATTTTCAATCGAATCTCTTATAAAAAAGTCTGTTGAGAAAATGCAAATTGAAGCAAAGAATAAAAATCAGCTCCTAGAGAGTTATACAATAGGTGAAATACCCGATATAGTAGCTGATCGTGACAGGATTGAACAGGTAATAATTAATATAATCAGTAACGCTATTAAGTACACCCCTGATAGAGGGAAAATTACTATATATACAAGCAGATTGTATAATGATGTTTGCATAAAATTCATCGATAACGGGATAGGTATTCCGGAAAAGGATTTACCAAGGATATTCGAAAGATTCTACAGGGTTGATAAGGCCAGGTCAAGGGAAATGGGTGGTACGGGTCTTGGATTGGCTATAGCAAAAGAAATCGTAGAAGCACATAATGGAAGTATAAATATTACCAGTGAATTCGAAAAAGGGACGGAAGTATGCATAAAATTGCCTGTAAATGCTATTGAAGTTAGAGAGAGTAATCAGTAA